A region of Jonquetella anthropi DSM 22815 DNA encodes the following proteins:
- a CDS encoding ABC transporter ATP-binding protein, producing the protein MEEVLVLRDLTVKDVAGRALVGGVSLTLRRGRITALVGESGCGKSMTAAALMGLIDPPLSASCASLRVQGREMRGASEEEWRAVRGRTVALIPQDPRSALNPRMDVGDQLIEPSVVLDGEKTADAWTGAEKLLGGLGLSDPSGVMRGRPGRLSGGMAQRVMIAMALMRRPSVLLCDEPTTALDVVVACQILDILRRVRDDLGTACLFITHQLALCRKFADDVSVMRGGKILESGSASRVFRSPSHPYTAALLAAAPKVGQYRDGLLPVDAWARLSQETEAN; encoded by the coding sequence ATGGAAGAGGTGCTCGTTCTTCGGGATTTGACAGTCAAGGACGTGGCTGGCCGCGCGCTGGTCGGCGGCGTCAGCCTGACGCTGCGGCGGGGCAGGATTACCGCTCTGGTCGGCGAGTCGGGGTGCGGGAAGTCCATGACGGCCGCCGCCTTGATGGGGCTGATCGACCCGCCGCTTTCGGCGTCCTGCGCATCGCTGCGCGTCCAGGGCCGCGAGATGCGCGGCGCGTCAGAGGAAGAGTGGCGGGCCGTTCGGGGCCGGACCGTCGCGCTGATCCCTCAGGATCCTCGGTCGGCGTTAAACCCGCGTATGGACGTAGGCGACCAGCTGATCGAGCCTTCGGTCGTCTTGGACGGGGAAAAGACGGCGGACGCTTGGACGGGGGCTGAAAAGCTGCTCGGCGGGCTGGGGCTGAGCGACCCGTCTGGCGTCATGCGCGGCCGGCCGGGTCGGCTTTCCGGCGGCATGGCTCAGCGGGTCATGATCGCCATGGCCCTGATGAGACGGCCGAGCGTCCTGCTGTGTGACGAGCCGACGACGGCCCTCGACGTGGTGGTGGCCTGTCAGATTCTGGATATTCTGCGCCGGGTTCGCGACGATCTGGGGACAGCCTGCCTGTTCATTACCCACCAGCTGGCGCTGTGCCGTAAGTTTGCCGACGACGTGTCGGTGATGAGGGGCGGAAAAATACTTGAGAGCGGCTCGGCGAGCCGCGTCTTTAGGAGCCCGTCCCATCCCTACACGGCGGCGCTGTTGGCCGCCGCGCCGAAAGTCGGCCAGTACCGGGACGGTCTGCTGCCGGTTGACGCGTGGGCGCGGCTGTCCCAAGAGACGGAGGCGAACTGA
- a CDS encoding alanine/glycine:cation symporter family protein, with the protein MERLTAIVTNINSYVWGLYCLIPLLCGTGLYFTLRLKFVQIRRFNIAWKNTFGGLNLFGERAGKDGMSSFQALATAIAAQVGTGNLAGAATAIASGGPGAIFWMWIAAFFGMSTIFAEAVLAQTFKGKDASGQVVGGPAYYISKGLGSKFLAGFFAIAIIIALGCVGNMVQSNSIADAIHNAFPSISRLHIGIVVAILGGFIFFGGLGRIASVTEKVVPIMAGLFLLGGLYIIVTHLSQIGPMFKMIFEGAFNPAAATGGLIGATVKESIRYGVARGLFSNEAGMGSTPHAHAVANVKHPADQGFVAIMGVFVDTFLVLNMTAFVIFVTGALPIGAAGNNGVVLKGIALTQKAFELGLGSWGLPFIAVCMFFFAFSTIVGWYFFAEQNIRYLFGPKGLLPFRVLVMIFIVYGSVMTLDLVWELTDFFNGLMVFPNLIALIGLSKLVSKSLNEYDEQNRLKA; encoded by the coding sequence ATGGAGAGGTTAACGGCAATCGTCACAAACATTAACAGCTACGTCTGGGGACTGTACTGCCTGATTCCGCTTCTTTGCGGCACTGGACTGTACTTCACCCTGCGGCTGAAGTTCGTCCAGATTCGTCGGTTCAACATTGCGTGGAAGAACACGTTCGGTGGCCTGAACCTGTTCGGCGAGCGGGCCGGCAAGGACGGCATGAGCTCGTTCCAAGCTTTGGCAACCGCCATTGCCGCGCAGGTCGGTACCGGCAACTTGGCCGGCGCCGCAACGGCTATCGCTTCCGGCGGTCCGGGAGCTATCTTCTGGATGTGGATCGCCGCGTTCTTTGGCATGAGCACGATTTTCGCCGAGGCCGTCCTCGCTCAGACGTTCAAGGGCAAGGACGCTTCCGGTCAGGTGGTCGGCGGTCCGGCGTACTACATCAGCAAGGGGCTTGGTAGCAAGTTCTTGGCCGGGTTCTTCGCCATTGCCATCATCATCGCTCTGGGATGCGTCGGCAACATGGTGCAGTCCAACTCGATCGCCGACGCGATCCACAACGCGTTCCCGTCGATCAGTCGGCTTCACATTGGTATCGTCGTGGCTATCCTTGGCGGGTTCATTTTCTTCGGCGGGCTTGGCCGCATCGCTTCCGTGACTGAGAAGGTCGTCCCGATCATGGCCGGTCTGTTCCTGCTCGGCGGCCTTTACATCATCGTGACCCATCTGAGTCAGATCGGTCCGATGTTCAAGATGATCTTTGAAGGCGCGTTCAACCCGGCGGCTGCGACCGGCGGTCTGATCGGCGCCACTGTGAAGGAGTCCATCCGCTACGGCGTCGCCCGCGGTTTGTTCTCCAACGAAGCCGGTATGGGTTCCACGCCTCACGCTCACGCTGTGGCGAACGTGAAGCACCCGGCCGACCAAGGCTTTGTGGCGATCATGGGCGTGTTCGTCGATACGTTCCTCGTCCTGAACATGACCGCGTTCGTCATTTTCGTGACCGGCGCCCTTCCGATCGGCGCGGCTGGCAACAACGGCGTGGTGCTCAAGGGTATTGCGCTGACTCAGAAGGCGTTCGAACTTGGTCTTGGCAGCTGGGGCCTGCCGTTCATCGCCGTGTGCATGTTCTTCTTCGCGTTTTCTACCATCGTCGGGTGGTATTTCTTCGCCGAGCAGAACATTCGTTACCTTTTTGGGCCCAAGGGGCTTCTCCCGTTCCGCGTTCTGGTCATGATTTTCATCGTCTACGGCTCTGTCATGACGTTGGATCTGGTCTGGGAGCTGACCGACTTCTTCAACGGCTTGATGGTGTTCCCCAACCTGATCGCCTTGATCGGTCTGTCCAAGTTGGTCTCCAAGAGCCTGAACGAGTACGACGAGCAGAACCGTCTGAAGGCTTAA
- the grdA gene encoding glycine/sarcosine/betaine reductase complex selenoprotein A produces MGKLAGKKLVFLGERDGVPAPAMEACFKNSGAEVVFEATECFVUTAAGAMDLQNQQRVKDVAEKYGAENVVVIFGSSDAEGAEIYAETVTNGDPTYAGPLAGVPLGLAVYDIFEEEIRAEADPAAWEENISMMEMVLDPEALAAAVKGIREQYSQYTL; encoded by the coding sequence ATGGGAAAGCTGGCTGGAAAGAAGCTGGTCTTCCTCGGCGAGCGGGACGGCGTCCCGGCTCCGGCGATGGAAGCCTGCTTCAAAAACAGCGGAGCCGAAGTGGTATTTGAAGCCACCGAGTGCTTTGTCTGAACGGCAGCTGGAGCCATGGACCTGCAGAATCAGCAGCGCGTTAAAGACGTTGCTGAGAAGTACGGTGCGGAAAACGTCGTCGTGATTTTCGGTTCTTCCGACGCAGAAGGCGCGGAGATTTACGCCGAGACCGTGACGAACGGGGATCCCACCTATGCAGGACCGTTGGCCGGCGTCCCGTTGGGACTTGCCGTTTACGATATTTTTGAAGAGGAAATTCGGGCCGAAGCCGACCCCGCAGCTTGGGAAGAGAACATTTCCATGATGGAGATGGTTCTTGATCCTGAGGCGCTTGCAGCGGCCGTCAAAGGCATTCGCGAACAGTACTCACAATACACTCTGTAG
- a CDS encoding ABC transporter substrate-binding protein has product MTLKKLLCSTFAAATLATAAMAATVNVGVTNSPSDLNPIDPGDSMATVCAELLYSPLVTLTDKLTYQPMLAEKVQEIDSKHFRVTLRDAKWTDGQPITADDVLFTVRFLTDPKVNSMVTQYYSVLEGFDEHGVLPKGAEMTGVKKIDGRTVEFICKQGMSFNMFNDNILRALLPVPAHLWKNFSPATYKQEAELAHPTVTSGPMTFVQFDKDHFLKLKSNKGYFLGAPKVDGVTFKVMSGPELTVAFAAGDIDMNVPMNGMIPSTDYEKVKSLKNVRTISGGPGTVQLLFLNNDRLSSPQIRQAISLAIDRETIVKQVLLGQGEPTASFFTSASPYRDAKLAPAYDPQKAKKMLQDAGFDFNKSLEFTVPTGNTTREQVAQVIQANLAAIGVKVDMLKFDFPTVMSRAKEGAFDMIIMADTLVPLNPTYDLQFFITKGNYNRYFTQKMDDLVAKMMTETDDAALKTEAADLQKLLWDDMPMMSLYAAKDLYAVSNKMKVGQPHDYGMFADLYQWEKED; this is encoded by the coding sequence ATGACACTGAAGAAACTGCTTTGCTCAACCTTTGCAGCGGCAACTCTGGCCACGGCGGCTATGGCTGCGACGGTAAACGTCGGCGTCACGAACTCGCCGAGCGATCTGAACCCGATCGACCCGGGCGACTCGATGGCGACGGTGTGCGCCGAGCTGCTGTACTCGCCGCTTGTCACTCTGACCGATAAGCTGACCTATCAGCCGATGCTGGCCGAGAAGGTCCAAGAGATTGACAGCAAGCACTTCCGCGTGACCCTTCGGGACGCCAAGTGGACCGACGGCCAACCGATTACGGCCGACGATGTGCTGTTCACGGTTCGCTTTCTGACCGACCCGAAGGTCAATTCGATGGTGACCCAGTATTACAGCGTGCTGGAAGGGTTTGACGAGCACGGCGTGCTGCCGAAGGGCGCCGAAATGACCGGCGTGAAGAAGATTGACGGCCGCACGGTCGAGTTCATCTGCAAGCAGGGTATGTCGTTCAACATGTTCAACGACAATATCCTGCGCGCCCTGTTGCCGGTTCCTGCCCACCTGTGGAAGAATTTCAGCCCGGCGACTTACAAGCAAGAAGCCGAGCTGGCTCACCCGACAGTGACCAGCGGCCCGATGACGTTCGTCCAGTTCGACAAGGATCATTTCCTCAAGCTTAAGTCCAACAAGGGGTATTTCCTCGGCGCTCCGAAGGTTGACGGCGTGACCTTCAAGGTCATGTCGGGCCCCGAACTGACAGTGGCGTTTGCCGCCGGCGATATCGACATGAACGTCCCGATGAACGGGATGATTCCCAGCACCGACTACGAAAAGGTGAAGTCGCTCAAGAACGTCCGCACGATCAGCGGCGGCCCCGGGACGGTGCAACTCCTTTTCCTGAACAACGACCGGCTGTCGAGCCCCCAGATCCGTCAGGCCATCTCCCTCGCGATCGACCGGGAGACGATCGTGAAGCAGGTTCTTCTCGGACAGGGCGAGCCCACGGCCAGCTTCTTCACCAGCGCCTCTCCGTACCGGGACGCCAAATTGGCGCCGGCCTACGATCCTCAGAAGGCAAAGAAAATGCTTCAGGACGCCGGATTTGACTTCAACAAGTCGCTGGAGTTCACCGTGCCGACCGGCAACACGACTCGCGAGCAGGTCGCTCAGGTCATTCAGGCCAACCTCGCGGCGATCGGCGTCAAGGTCGATATGCTCAAGTTCGACTTCCCGACGGTCATGAGCCGCGCCAAGGAAGGCGCGTTCGACATGATCATCATGGCCGACACGCTGGTGCCGCTGAACCCAACATACGACCTGCAGTTCTTCATCACCAAGGGGAACTACAACCGGTACTTTACCCAGAAGATGGACGATCTGGTCGCCAAGATGATGACCGAGACGGACGACGCGGCCTTGAAAACCGAGGCGGCGGACCTGCAGAAACTGCTGTGGGACGATATGCCCATGATGTCCCTGTACGCCGCCAAGGACCTGTACGCGGTGAGCAACAAGATGAAGGTCGGCCAGCCGCACGATTACGGCATGTTCGCCGATCTGTACCAGTGGGAGAAAGAGGACTAA
- a CDS encoding nuclear transport factor 2 family protein, whose protein sequence is MNEREKIIQLWFDMWLKGQDLGIDVIFSEDVLYTESWGPKYESRAAVKGWFEEWNRRGKVICWKIIQFFHQGDQMVVEWYFKNEMCNGKVEEFDGMSLVTWTEDNKIKAVKEFGCNLNNYDPYQKGPRPVFKGEKIKWF, encoded by the coding sequence ATGAACGAAAGAGAAAAAATAATTCAATTATGGTTTGATATGTGGCTTAAAGGGCAGGATTTAGGAATAGACGTTATTTTTAGTGAAGACGTCCTCTATACAGAAAGTTGGGGCCCGAAATACGAAAGTCGAGCAGCGGTGAAGGGGTGGTTTGAAGAATGGAATAGGCGAGGCAAGGTCATCTGTTGGAAAATTATTCAATTTTTTCACCAAGGAGACCAGATGGTCGTAGAGTGGTACTTTAAAAACGAGATGTGTAATGGAAAAGTTGAGGAGTTTGACGGCATGTCTTTGGTCACTTGGACCGAAGATAATAAAATAAAGGCAGTAAAAGAATTTGGCTGTAACCTGAATAATTACGATCCGTATCAAAAGGGCCCAAGGCCAGTGTTTAAAGGCGAAAAAATAAAATGGTTTTGA
- the grdB gene encoding glycine reductase complex selenoprotein B, protein MTYKVVHYINQFFAGIGGEEKADIAPEVRDGLVGPGAALNAAFKGEANIVATIICGDSHFAENMAADTKFVLDTVKKLGADAFVAGPAFNAGRYGTACGAVCDAVSKELGIPVVSAMYEENPGVDLYKKSIYIVKAADSARGMGKAVPPMAAILLKQLKGEKLGSPAAEGYIERGIRKNKFYEEVGAERAVRMLVKKLKGEEFETEYKMPVFDRVTPRPAVKDMAHATIALVTSGGIVPNGNPDHIASSSAQNYGEYDIDGVMTLKGAYESAHGGYDRTYANEDANRVLPVDVLRDLEKEGKIGKLYRYYYATVGNGTGVANAKRFGTEIGQKLHGKVDAVILTSTUGTCTRCGATMVKAIEENADVPVAHMLTIVPISLSVGANRLIPTVAIPHPLGDPTKSPEEEKKLRRHLVDKAIKALETEVTEQTVFND, encoded by the coding sequence ATGACTTACAAAGTAGTTCACTACATCAACCAGTTCTTCGCTGGCATCGGCGGAGAGGAAAAAGCTGACATCGCTCCGGAAGTTCGTGACGGTCTTGTCGGCCCTGGTGCCGCTCTGAATGCCGCCTTTAAGGGCGAGGCTAACATCGTTGCCACCATCATCTGCGGCGACAGCCATTTCGCCGAGAACATGGCCGCCGACACCAAATTTGTCCTTGACACCGTGAAAAAGCTCGGCGCCGACGCCTTCGTGGCCGGTCCGGCCTTCAACGCCGGCCGGTACGGCACCGCCTGCGGCGCCGTCTGCGATGCCGTTTCCAAGGAGCTGGGCATCCCCGTCGTGAGCGCCATGTACGAGGAAAACCCGGGCGTCGACCTGTACAAGAAGAGCATTTACATCGTCAAGGCCGCCGACAGCGCCCGCGGCATGGGCAAGGCTGTTCCTCCGATGGCTGCGATTCTGCTCAAGCAGCTGAAGGGCGAAAAGCTTGGTTCGCCGGCAGCTGAGGGCTACATCGAGCGCGGTATCCGCAAGAACAAGTTCTACGAGGAAGTCGGTGCCGAGCGCGCCGTTCGGATGCTCGTCAAGAAGCTGAAGGGCGAGGAGTTCGAGACCGAGTACAAGATGCCCGTGTTCGACCGGGTGACGCCTCGTCCGGCTGTTAAGGACATGGCTCACGCCACTATCGCTCTGGTCACCTCCGGCGGCATCGTGCCGAACGGGAACCCGGATCACATCGCTTCGTCCAGCGCCCAGAACTACGGCGAGTACGACATCGACGGCGTCATGACGCTGAAGGGCGCCTACGAAAGCGCTCACGGCGGCTATGACCGGACCTACGCCAACGAGGACGCCAACCGCGTCCTTCCTGTCGACGTGCTCCGCGATCTGGAAAAAGAAGGCAAGATCGGCAAGCTGTACCGTTACTACTATGCGACGGTCGGCAACGGCACCGGCGTGGCTAACGCCAAGCGCTTCGGCACGGAAATCGGCCAGAAGCTGCACGGCAAAGTTGACGCCGTTATCCTCACTTCCACCTGAGGCACCTGCACTCGTTGCGGTGCAACGATGGTCAAAGCTATTGAGGAAAACGCCGATGTTCCTGTCGCCCACATGCTGACGATCGTCCCGATCTCCCTCAGCGTTGGCGCTAACCGTCTGATCCCCACCGTGGCAATCCCTCACCCCCTGGGAGACCCAACCAAGAGCCCGGAAGAGGAAAAGAAGCTTCGTCGTCATTTGGTCGACAAGGCCATCAAGGCCCTGGAAACCGAAGTGACCGAGCAGACGGTGTTCAACGACTAG